A stretch of the Acyrthosiphon pisum isolate AL4f chromosome A2, pea_aphid_22Mar2018_4r6ur, whole genome shotgun sequence genome encodes the following:
- the LOC100161641 gene encoding ribonuclease P/MRP protein subunit POP5 isoform X1 → MVRYKNRYMVVQLRTLEDDNLDFKISDRELQITVLNMIKSLHGDFGAGAIKTCFKVRYCNPTTRIIIFKTRHGPHQFLSSVIPFINKLQEKQIQLSTLYTGASMFQCYKFIQNYQKDLVRKITDTISEKTKEKMLNITNVLNF, encoded by the exons ATGGTACGATATAAAAACCG TTACATGGTTGTTCAACTAAGAACTTTGGAAGATGACAATTTAGATTTCAAAATTTCGGATAGAGAATTACAAATAAcagtattaaatatgattaaatcaTTACATGGAGATTTTGGAGCTGGAGctattaaaacatgttttaaag ttCGCTATTGTAATCCAACAACaagaattatcatttttaaaaccagACATGGTCCTCATCAATTTCTCTCTTCTGTTAtaccatttattaataaacttcaAGAGAAACAAATTCAATTATCAACACTTTATACTGGCGCTTCCATGtttcaatgttataaatttattcag aACTATCAAAAAGATCTAGTAAGAAAAATAACAGATACAATAAGTgagaaaacaaaagaaaaaatgttaaatatcactaatgtattaaatttctaa
- the LOC103310108 gene encoding tetraspanin-9-like gives MSSVSKDNFNNSLRFSLKTSMGKYSFDETDRQSWSTVQRKLECCGVDTPRDWSIIFPENLVPVSCCQNLPVELGALCRNLFDERIIYQKGCYNGLNNRVKTRLTIIMYVALAFGLFQVIGVVLACFYTYLLKNGQGSK, from the exons atgtcATCAGTATCCaaagacaattttaataatagtttgagATTTTCTCTAAAAACATCCATGGGAAAATATTCATTTGATGAAACTGATCGACAGTCGTGGTCTACAGTTCAACGAAAA TTGGAGTGTTGTGGAGTAGATACACCTAGAGATTGGTCCATTATATTCCCAGAAAATCTAGTTCCTGTTTCATGTTGTCAAAATTTACCAGTTGAATTAGGTGCATTATGCAGGAATTTATTTGACGAaagaataatttatcaaaaaggATGCTACAACGGATTAAACAATCGAGTGAAGACTagattaacaattataatgtatgttgcTTTGGCATTTGGTCTTTTCCAG gtgATCGGCGTCGTGTTAGCTTGTTTTTATACGTATCTATTGAAAAATGGTCAAGGAAGCAAGTAA
- the LOC100161641 gene encoding ribonuclease P/MRP protein subunit POP5 isoform X2, with the protein MVVQLRTLEDDNLDFKISDRELQITVLNMIKSLHGDFGAGAIKTCFKVRYCNPTTRIIIFKTRHGPHQFLSSVIPFINKLQEKQIQLSTLYTGASMFQCYKFIQNYQKDLVRKITDTISEKTKEKMLNITNVLNF; encoded by the exons ATGGTTGTTCAACTAAGAACTTTGGAAGATGACAATTTAGATTTCAAAATTTCGGATAGAGAATTACAAATAAcagtattaaatatgattaaatcaTTACATGGAGATTTTGGAGCTGGAGctattaaaacatgttttaaag ttCGCTATTGTAATCCAACAACaagaattatcatttttaaaaccagACATGGTCCTCATCAATTTCTCTCTTCTGTTAtaccatttattaataaacttcaAGAGAAACAAATTCAATTATCAACACTTTATACTGGCGCTTCCATGtttcaatgttataaatttattcag aACTATCAAAAAGATCTAGTAAGAAAAATAACAGATACAATAAGTgagaaaacaaaagaaaaaatgttaaatatcactaatgtattaaatttctaa
- the LOC100163705 gene encoding lysine-specific demethylase lid: protein MSVKRDVKCKLEIDEPKQKECPEGKFIDPVSLMEKGKFVFKVPPEAPVFEPTAEEFKDPLKYIAKIRSVAQEHGICKIKPPSNWHPPFCVDVDNFKFTPRIQKLNELDASTRVKLNFLEKIAKYWHLQGIRIKIPVLEQRAVDLYSLYKIVEFEGGFDEVCLAKKWGKVASRMGYVCEKTSGTVLKSHHERWLNPFSLFHATIKDEIYNKPIKRESKVVNIKEEGSSVSNSPTKRARLSPDDENESDDYIKDPFYLMENKELRKLQFFGAGPKMAGFSSKYSKKRSKPAVDYLDKYYCQKCGSGKSEETILICDGCDLSFHMQCLIIPLTSVPKGEWRCHKCVINEVIKPSDAFGFEQAQREYTLQQFGEMADQFKSKYFNMPVHLVPTKKVEQEYWKIVSSIDSTVIAEYGADLHTMDHGSGFPTGLALCGNEDNTFYKSYIEDRWNLNNIPILKDSVLSFINADISGMKIPWMYVGMCFSTFCWHNEDHWSYSINYLHWGEPKTWYGVPGAYAEAFEEVMKETTPELFHSQPDLLHQLVTILNPNILMKANVPIYRTDQNAGEFVVTFPRSYHTGFNQGYNFAEAVNFAPADWISIGRECVNHYSSLKRICVFSHDELICKMVNSCDDLAPKAAELVYDDLNEMVKFERVQRKALLDWGVTEADFVEFEHQVDDLRQCMVCNTTLYVSAVSCSCDPKRLACLRHFKQLCDCPAQMHVFKYRYTLDEFPPLLRKVKAKAEQAYDD from the exons atgagtGTAAAAAGAGATGTTAAGTGTAAACTCGAAATTGATGAACCAAAACAAAAAGAATGTCCTGAAGGAAAATTTATTGATCCTGTCAGTCTTATGGAAAAGGGCAAATTCGTTTTCAAGGTACCACCAGAAGCTCCAGTTTTTGAGCCTACTGCTGAAGAATTTAAAGATCCATTGAAATATATTGCTAAAATTAGAAGTGTAGCTCAAGAACAtggaatttgtaaaattaaacctCCATCTAATTGGCATCCTCCATTTTGCGTGGATGttgataactttaaatttacacCAAGGATTCAAAAACTAAATGAACTTGATGCGAGTACTAGAGTTAAACTCAATTTCTTGGAAAAAATTGCCAAGTATTGGCATTTACAAGGGATTCGTATTAAAATACCAGTATTAGAACAAAGAGCTGTAGATTTATATTCTCTTTATAAAATTGTAGAATTTGAAGGTGGTTTTGATGaagtatgtttggcaaaaaaatgGGGAAAAGTGGCAAGTCGTATGGGTTATGTTTGTGAAAAAACCTCTGGTACGGTTTTGAAAAGTCATCATGAAAGGTGGCTTAATCCATTTTCACTTTTTCACGCTACCATTAAAGatgaaatttataacaaacCAATAAAAAGAGAAAGTaaagttgtaaatattaaagaaGAAGGTTCTTCTGTTTCAAATTCGCCTACTAAACGAGCTAGACTCAGCCCAGATGATGAGAATGAATCTGATGATTATATCAAGGATCCATTTTATCTAATGGAAAATAAAGAATtaagaaaattacaattttttggtGCTGGTCCTAAGATGGCTGGATTTAGTTCCAAGT ATTCTAAAAAGAGAAGTAAACCTGCTGTAGATTATTTGGATAAATATTATTGCCAAAAATGTGGAAGTGGTAAATCAGaagaaactatattaatttgtgaTGGGTGTGATTTAAGTTTCCACATGCAATGTTTAATTATACCATTAACAAGTGTTCCCAAGGGTGAATGGAGATGTCATAAATGTGTGATCAATGAAGTTATCAAGCCTAGTGATGCTTTTGGATTTGAACAAGCTCAGCGTGAGTACACACTTCAACAATTTGGAGAAATGGCAGatcaatttaaatctaaatattttaacatgccGGTTCATCTTGTGCCTACCAAGAAAGTTGAACAGGAGTATTGGAAAATTGTTTCGTCTATTGATTCCACAGTAATAGCAGAATATGGTGCTGATTTACACACTATGGATCATGGATCTGGATTCCCTACAGGTCTTGCGCTTTGTGGAAATGAAgataatactttttacaagtCATACATAGAAGATCgttggaatttaaataatataccaatactTAAAGACTCTGTTCTTAGTTTTATTAATGCTGATATATCTGGTATGAAAATTCCATGGATGTATGTTGGAATGTGTTTTTCCACATTTTGCTGGCATAATGAAGATCATTGGAGCTACTCTATTAACTATTTACATTGGGGAGAACCAAAAACATGGTATGGAGTTCCAGGAGCTTATGCTGAAGCTTTCGAAGAAGTTATGAAGGAGACAACACCAGAATTATTTCATTCTCAGCCAGATCTCTTACATCAATTGGTTACTATTCTGAATCCAAATATATTGATGAAAGCAAATGTCCCAATCTATCGAACTGATCAGAATGCTGGAGAATTTGTCGTTACTTTTCCGAGATCTTACCATACTGGATTCAATCAAGGATATAATTTTGCTGAAGCTGTGAATTTTGCTCCTGCTGATTGGATTTCAATAGGTCGTGAATGTGTTAACCATTATTCCTCTCTCAAACGAATATGTGTTTTTTCACATGATGAACTTATATGTAAAATGGTTAACTCTTGTGATGATTTGGCACCAAAAGCAGCTGAACTCGTATATGATGATTTGAATGAAATGGTGAAGTTTGAAAGAGTTCAACGTAAAGCACTTTTAGATTGGGGTGTCACTGAAGCAGATTTTGTTGAATTTGAACACCAGGTAGATGACCTTAGACAATGTATGGTTTGTAATACCACTCTATATGTATCTGCTGTATCCTGTTCTTGTGATCCTAAAAGACTGGCATGTCTTCGGCATTTTAAACAACTTTGTGATTGTCCTGCACAAATGCACGTgttcaaatataggtacacccTTGATGAATTTCCACCTTTACTACGAAAGGTTAAAGCTAAAGCTGAACAAGCTTATGATGATTGA